A portion of the Corynebacterium ammoniagenes DSM 20306 genome contains these proteins:
- the tal gene encoding transaldolase, with the protein MTTIDDLAKIGTSTWLDDLSRDRLESGNLQELLKTKSIVGVTTNPAIFAAAMTQGNAYDDDIAKLKAERAKADEAVYSLAIDDVRNACDVFKEVYEQSGGKDGRVSIEVDPRISDDGEATIAQARELWNRVDRDNVMIKIPATDGSLGAITEALADGISVNVTLIFSLERYKQVIEAFKTGIRRAEANDLDISKIHSVASFFVSRVDVEIDKRLEKIGTDEALALRGKAGIANAQQAYALYQSELENASDLPEGTNLQRPLWASTGVKNPDYAPTLYVSELAGPNTVNTMPEKTIDATLDSDSLHGDTLSDSAEESAKVLEDIKAVGVDLDDVFVLLEREGDEKFVSAWTELLEALTPRLV; encoded by the coding sequence ATGACTACCATTGATGATCTAGCAAAGATCGGCACCTCCACGTGGCTCGATGATCTCTCTCGTGATCGCCTCGAGTCCGGCAATCTTCAAGAACTATTGAAGACCAAGTCGATTGTGGGTGTGACCACCAACCCCGCAATTTTTGCTGCCGCCATGACTCAGGGCAATGCCTATGACGACGACATTGCAAAGCTCAAGGCAGAACGCGCCAAGGCTGACGAAGCTGTCTACTCCTTGGCTATCGATGACGTGCGCAACGCGTGCGATGTCTTTAAGGAAGTCTACGAGCAGTCCGGCGGCAAAGACGGCCGCGTTTCCATCGAAGTGGATCCTCGTATTTCCGACGATGGCGAAGCAACCATTGCGCAGGCACGCGAACTGTGGAACCGCGTCGACCGCGACAACGTCATGATTAAGATTCCAGCTACCGATGGCTCGCTCGGCGCCATCACCGAAGCCTTGGCGGATGGAATTTCCGTCAACGTCACGCTGATCTTCTCCCTGGAACGCTACAAGCAGGTCATTGAGGCTTTCAAGACTGGTATCCGCCGCGCGGAAGCAAACGACTTGGATATCTCCAAAATCCACTCCGTTGCATCCTTCTTCGTCTCGCGCGTCGACGTCGAAATCGACAAGCGTTTGGAAAAGATCGGTACCGATGAAGCATTGGCGCTGCGGGGCAAAGCTGGCATCGCCAATGCTCAGCAGGCTTATGCGTTGTACCAGTCGGAGTTGGAAAACGCTTCCGACTTGCCGGAAGGCACCAACCTGCAGCGTCCGCTGTGGGCATCGACAGGCGTAAAGAACCCGGACTACGCTCCGACCTTGTATGTCTCGGAGTTGGCCGGTCCTAACACCGTCAACACAATGCCGGAAAAGACTATCGACGCCACCTTGGATTCTGACTCCTTGCACGGTGATACCCTCAGCGACTCCGCAGAGGAATCTGCCAAGGTCTTAGAAGATATCAAGGCTGTTGGCGTTGATTTGGATGATGTCTTCGTCCTGCTCGAGCGCGAAGGCGACGAAAAGTTCGTCTCTGCGTGGACTGAGCTTTTGGAAGCACTAACCCCACGTCTGGTCTAA
- the zwf gene encoding glucose-6-phosphate dehydrogenase, producing MVIFGVTGDLARKKLLPAIYDLANRGLLPAGFTLVGYGRRDWDKDAFCDYVKGAVQAGARTPFRENVWTHLAQGFEFVSGDFDDKGFDALSGCLHELDSSRGTGGNWAYYLSVPPDYFSDICHQIERVGMATPSDDSWRRVIIEKPFGHDQQSARELNEIVNAVFPEDAVFRIDHYLGKETVQNIMALRFANQIYEPMWNAHYIDHVQITMAEDIGLGGRAGYYDGIGAARDVIQNHLIQLLALVAMEEPSSFSPSALQAEKIKVLQATTPVYPLAKTTARGQYAAGWQGSQYVKGLREEEGFDPESTTETYAACTLEVNSRRWAGVPFYLRTGKRLGRRVTEIALVFKPAPHQPFDGGQTSALGANAVVIRVQPDEGVTLRFGSKVPGSTMEVRDVNMDFSYAQAFTEESPEAYERLILDALLDESSLFPTNEEVELSWAILDPILEYWESNGQPESYAAGTWGPESANAMLSRRGRTWRRP from the coding sequence ATGGTCATCTTTGGTGTAACCGGAGACTTGGCCCGAAAAAAGCTGCTGCCGGCTATCTACGACTTGGCCAATCGTGGTCTTTTGCCCGCTGGGTTTACCCTTGTTGGCTACGGTCGCAGAGACTGGGATAAGGACGCTTTTTGCGACTATGTCAAAGGCGCGGTTCAAGCTGGCGCACGTACACCGTTTAGAGAAAACGTGTGGACGCATCTCGCGCAAGGCTTTGAATTCGTCTCTGGCGATTTCGACGATAAAGGTTTCGATGCCCTGTCCGGGTGTCTTCACGAGCTAGATTCCTCTCGCGGCACGGGCGGCAACTGGGCTTATTACCTTTCGGTTCCGCCGGACTACTTCTCCGATATTTGCCACCAGATTGAACGCGTCGGTATGGCAACCCCGTCGGATGATTCATGGCGTCGAGTGATCATCGAAAAGCCTTTTGGCCACGACCAGCAATCAGCGCGTGAGCTCAACGAAATTGTCAACGCCGTCTTTCCCGAAGACGCCGTATTTCGTATCGACCACTACCTGGGCAAAGAGACCGTGCAAAACATCATGGCGTTGCGTTTTGCCAACCAGATCTATGAACCCATGTGGAATGCGCACTACATCGACCACGTACAAATCACCATGGCCGAAGACATTGGCCTAGGCGGGCGCGCGGGCTACTACGACGGTATTGGTGCAGCGCGCGATGTTATCCAAAACCACCTGATTCAGCTGCTCGCATTGGTGGCCATGGAAGAGCCAAGCTCCTTTAGCCCCTCAGCACTGCAGGCGGAGAAAATTAAGGTTCTGCAAGCCACCACCCCTGTCTACCCGTTGGCAAAGACCACCGCACGTGGACAGTACGCAGCAGGTTGGCAAGGATCGCAGTACGTCAAGGGCCTGCGTGAGGAAGAAGGATTCGATCCGGAATCGACCACCGAGACCTATGCTGCCTGCACGCTCGAAGTAAACTCCCGCCGCTGGGCAGGCGTGCCGTTTTACTTGCGCACTGGTAAGCGTTTGGGACGTCGAGTCACCGAGATTGCCCTGGTCTTTAAGCCCGCTCCGCATCAGCCTTTCGATGGCGGTCAAACCTCGGCGCTGGGCGCTAACGCTGTAGTGATTCGCGTGCAGCCGGATGAGGGCGTGACCTTGCGTTTTGGTTCGAAAGTTCCAGGCTCCACCATGGAAGTGCGCGATGTCAATATGGACTTCTCTTACGCCCAGGCTTTTACTGAAGAGTCACCGGAAGCGTATGAGCGTCTGATTCTCGACGCGCTCTTGGATGAGTCCTCACTATTTCCCACCAACGAAGAAGTTGAGCTCTCCTGGGCCATTTTGGACCCGATTTTGGAGTACTGGGAAAGCAATGGCCAACCTGAAAGCTATGCTGCAGGCACCTGGGGCCCGGAGTCGGCGAATGCCATGCTCTCCCGCCGCGGTCGTACCTGGCGTCGTCCTTAG
- a CDS encoding glucose-6-phosphate dehydrogenase assembly protein OpcA, with translation MITPMPNTTTSKISRGLVEAQEHYTLTTSRVLTLIVVVNADDEVDAVLDSIRDASHEHPSRVLVVIRGNRLAEPLLNAELRVGGEAGASEIVVMHLFGALADNAESVVTPLLLPDTPIVVWWATAAPPRPSQTPIGALGQRRITHAAEKEDLRTLSAGYAPGDTDMAWGEITQWRGIVASSLDRLPHEPVQRVEISGPADSLAVDLAAAWLLDRLAVPVKRIVSDDNDDSSEKFTIHSVHFFRETSDIMIEATEEGSVRVNVPGSPESMVALNTRSRAEILSEELRHLDADKAYAHTLRGLQQVDY, from the coding sequence GTGATCACCCCAATGCCAAATACCACCACGAGCAAGATCTCTCGTGGGCTTGTGGAAGCACAAGAGCACTACACCTTGACCACCTCACGCGTTTTAACGTTGATCGTCGTTGTCAATGCCGACGATGAGGTCGATGCCGTCTTAGATTCCATCCGCGATGCCTCCCACGAGCACCCGTCCCGCGTACTGGTGGTCATCAGAGGCAACCGCCTAGCAGAGCCACTGCTCAACGCGGAACTGCGCGTTGGCGGCGAAGCTGGCGCATCGGAAATCGTCGTCATGCACCTTTTTGGTGCCCTAGCGGACAATGCCGAATCTGTTGTTACTCCCCTGCTGTTGCCTGATACGCCGATCGTGGTGTGGTGGGCAACAGCAGCTCCGCCGCGTCCGTCCCAAACTCCTATTGGCGCTTTGGGCCAGCGACGCATCACCCATGCAGCGGAGAAGGAAGACCTGCGTACCCTGTCTGCTGGCTACGCTCCTGGCGATACGGACATGGCATGGGGTGAGATCACCCAGTGGCGCGGCATCGTGGCCTCGTCTTTGGACCGCCTGCCGCATGAACCGGTACAGCGCGTGGAAATCTCTGGCCCCGCCGACAGCTTGGCCGTTGACCTTGCTGCAGCGTGGCTGCTGGACCGTTTGGCTGTGCCCGTTAAACGCATTGTCTCCGACGACAACGATGATTCTTCGGAGAAGTTTACGATTCACAGCGTGCATTTCTTCCGTGAGACCTCCGACATCATGATCGAAGCAACGGAAGAAGGCTCGGTGCGCGTCAATGTTCCAGGTTCCCCCGAGTCCATGGTCGCGCTGAATACTCGCTCCCGCGCAGAGATTCTATCGGAAGAACTCCGGCACTTGGATGCTGATAAGGCCTACGCACATACATTGCGTGGACTACAGCAAGTAGACTACTAG
- the pgl gene encoding 6-phosphogluconolactonase, whose product MVTINRVADLEELISSAALKFIDVVAQAQALNGGVHGDGIARVVLTGGGAGIGLLKELRRLDDAANNQGEDFPALRIDWDRIHIFFGDERNVPVSDPDSNEGQAREALLNHVGIPTRHIHGYDLGAISMSSAAQAYEEELREFAPQGFDLHLLGMGGEGHINSLFPHTEAVREQEDIVVAVHDSPKPPAERLTLTLPAIARSKRVWLLVAGEEKAEAAAHVVAGADAEDWPAAGARGLEETVLFLADNAAGALND is encoded by the coding sequence ATGGTGACTATTAATCGCGTTGCTGACTTGGAAGAGCTCATATCTTCTGCGGCATTGAAGTTCATTGACGTTGTGGCGCAAGCCCAGGCGCTTAATGGAGGTGTCCATGGCGATGGTATTGCACGTGTTGTTCTCACCGGCGGCGGCGCTGGCATCGGACTGCTCAAAGAGTTGCGCCGACTAGACGACGCTGCCAACAACCAAGGCGAAGACTTCCCTGCCCTGCGCATTGATTGGGATCGCATCCACATCTTCTTTGGCGATGAACGCAATGTGCCTGTCAGCGACCCTGATTCCAACGAGGGCCAGGCACGGGAGGCACTGCTCAATCACGTCGGTATTCCAACCCGTCACATCCACGGCTATGATTTGGGCGCAATTTCAATGAGCTCGGCTGCGCAAGCCTATGAAGAAGAGCTGCGCGAATTCGCACCGCAGGGATTCGACCTGCACCTGCTCGGCATGGGCGGCGAAGGCCACATCAACTCCTTGTTCCCTCATACCGAAGCGGTGCGCGAACAAGAAGACATTGTGGTTGCTGTTCACGATAGCCCGAAGCCACCAGCCGAGCGTCTGACGCTGACGCTGCCCGCGATTGCTCGGTCCAAGCGAGTGTGGCTGCTTGTCGCTGGTGAAGAAAAGGCCGAGGCCGCAGCGCATGTTGTTGCAGGAGCTGACGCCGAAGACTGGCCAGCCGCCGGTGCACGCGGCTTGGAAGAAACCGTCTTGTTCTTAGCTGACAATGCCGCTGGCGCGTTAAACGACTAG
- the secG gene encoding preprotein translocase subunit SecG — MILTLQIVLVISAILMTVFVLLHKGKGGGLSSLFGGGVQSNLSGSTVVEKNLDRYTVVMVIIWLACIIGLNLIQAYA; from the coding sequence ATGATTTTGACTCTGCAAATCGTACTGGTCATCTCCGCAATTTTGATGACTGTGTTCGTCTTGCTGCACAAGGGCAAGGGCGGCGGCCTGTCTAGCCTTTTTGGTGGCGGTGTTCAATCGAACCTGTCGGGCTCCACGGTGGTGGAAAAGAACCTGGACCGCTACACCGTGGTTATGGTCATCATCTGGCTCGCCTGCATCATTGGCTTAAACCTCATTCAGGCTTACGCTTAA
- the tpiA gene encoding triose-phosphate isomerase: MARTPLIAGNWKMNLNHKQAIGELQKFSFTLPKEYYEKVDVSFLVPFTNIRTAQTLVEGDKLKITYGAQDISEHESGAYTGEVSGAMLAALGCSYVVVGHSERREYHNESDELVAKKTAAALANGISPIVCVGEPLDIREAGTHVEYVVDQTRKSLAGLDANALAKTVIAYEPVWAIGTGKVASADDAQEVCAAIRGLVKELAGEDVAAGIRILYGGSVKTDTIAEIVSKPDVDGGLVGGASLSGEEFAKLAATAATANQ, from the coding sequence ATGGCGCGCACCCCACTGATTGCTGGCAACTGGAAGATGAACCTCAACCACAAGCAGGCTATCGGAGAGCTGCAAAAGTTCTCCTTTACTCTGCCCAAGGAATACTACGAAAAAGTAGATGTCTCCTTCCTGGTTCCTTTTACCAATATTCGTACGGCACAGACGCTTGTGGAAGGCGACAAGCTGAAGATCACCTACGGTGCTCAAGATATTTCGGAGCACGAATCTGGCGCATACACCGGTGAAGTATCTGGCGCGATGCTCGCAGCACTTGGCTGCTCCTACGTCGTTGTAGGCCACTCTGAGCGCCGCGAATACCACAATGAATCTGATGAGCTCGTAGCGAAGAAGACTGCGGCAGCTTTGGCCAATGGCATTTCTCCTATCGTATGTGTGGGTGAGCCGCTGGATATTCGCGAGGCCGGCACGCATGTTGAGTACGTAGTTGACCAAACCCGTAAGTCTTTGGCTGGTCTGGATGCCAATGCATTGGCGAAGACCGTTATTGCCTATGAGCCAGTGTGGGCTATTGGCACCGGCAAGGTAGCTTCAGCAGATGATGCCCAGGAAGTCTGTGCGGCCATTCGCGGCTTGGTTAAAGAGCTAGCGGGCGAAGACGTCGCAGCGGGCATCCGTATTCTCTACGGCGGTTCTGTGAAGACTGATACTATCGCGGAGATTGTCTCCAAGCCTGATGTCGACGGTGGGCTAGTCGGCGGTGCTTCCTTAAGCGGTGAGGAATTCGCGAAGTTGGCTGCTACCGCAGCGACCGCCAATCAGTAG
- a CDS encoding phosphoglycerate kinase, with protein MAFKSLDDLLAEGVDGRHVLVRSDFNVPLDDDGNITDPGRINASLPTIQALVDGGAKVILSAHLGRPQGEFNEKYSLAPVAEALSEALDQYVALAGDVTGEDAHERANGLSEGDVMLIENVRFDARETSKDEAERAAFAQELADLAADDGAFISDGFGVVHRAQASVYDVAKFLPAYAGKLVQSELDVLSTVATEPAHPYVVVLGGAKVSDKLGVIEALADKADKVIIGGGMCYTMLAAQGYNVQKSLLQEDQINNCKSLLERFGDKLVLPVDLIAASEFAADADNKVVELNGIPEGWMSLDIGPKSVEEFAKVLADSKTVFWNGPMGVFEMEAFSKGTAGVAQAIISATANNGSFTVVGGGDSAASVRTLGLDEEGFSHISTGGGASLEFLEGKTLPGVEVLES; from the coding sequence ATGGCATTTAAGTCGCTGGATGATTTGCTAGCCGAGGGCGTAGATGGACGCCACGTGCTGGTGCGCTCTGATTTTAATGTTCCGCTCGATGACGACGGAAATATCACCGACCCAGGGCGTATCAATGCCTCCCTGCCCACCATCCAGGCTTTGGTCGACGGGGGAGCGAAAGTCATCCTCAGCGCTCACTTGGGCCGCCCTCAAGGCGAATTCAATGAGAAATATTCCCTAGCCCCAGTCGCAGAGGCTTTGAGTGAAGCCTTGGACCAATACGTCGCGCTGGCTGGCGATGTCACCGGTGAAGATGCCCATGAGCGCGCCAATGGCCTGAGCGAAGGCGATGTCATGCTCATTGAAAATGTCCGCTTCGATGCACGGGAAACCTCGAAAGATGAAGCTGAGCGCGCTGCATTCGCACAAGAACTCGCTGACTTGGCTGCCGATGACGGTGCGTTTATCTCCGATGGCTTCGGTGTTGTTCACCGCGCGCAGGCATCGGTCTACGATGTAGCTAAGTTTCTTCCTGCGTATGCCGGCAAACTGGTGCAATCTGAGCTCGACGTGCTCTCCACTGTTGCAACGGAACCTGCACACCCATACGTAGTTGTTCTCGGTGGCGCTAAGGTCTCCGACAAGCTGGGTGTGATTGAAGCGTTGGCTGATAAGGCAGACAAGGTCATCATCGGCGGCGGCATGTGCTACACGATGTTGGCGGCGCAGGGCTACAACGTGCAAAAGTCCCTGCTGCAAGAAGACCAGATCAACAACTGCAAGTCCTTGTTGGAGCGTTTCGGCGACAAGCTGGTACTGCCCGTAGATCTCATCGCGGCGTCGGAGTTTGCTGCGGATGCGGACAACAAGGTCGTGGAGCTCAACGGCATTCCAGAAGGCTGGATGTCTTTGGATATCGGACCAAAGTCTGTCGAGGAATTCGCGAAGGTTCTCGCTGACTCCAAGACCGTGTTCTGGAATGGCCCCATGGGCGTATTTGAAATGGAAGCCTTCTCCAAGGGCACCGCGGGCGTCGCCCAAGCCATCATCTCCGCTACCGCCAACAACGGTTCTTTCACCGTCGTGGGCGGCGGCGACTCGGCTGCGTCTGTGCGCACCTTAGGTCTTGACGAGGAAGGCTTTAGCCACATTTCCACCGGTGGTGGCGCTTCCTTGGAATTTTTGGAAGGCAAGACGCTACCTGGCGTTGAAGTCCTCGAATCCTAA
- the gap gene encoding type I glyceraldehyde-3-phosphate dehydrogenase, with protein MTTRIGINGFGRIGRNLFRAIAQGNTDLEVVALNDLTDNATLANLLKYDSVLGRFDGEIEYDDTAIIVNGKRIAVYEEPDPKNLKWADNDVDIVVESTGRFTDGEAAKAHIEAGAKKVIISAPGKNVDATFVYGVNSDTYDPANHNIISAASCTTNCLAPMAKVLHEKFGIEKGLMTTIHAYTGDQRLQDAPHKDLRRARAAAVNMVPTSTGAAKAVALVLPELDGKLDGYAMRVPTITGSATDLTFTASRDVTVEEINAAMKEAAAGELGDTLAYTEDPIVSTDIISDSHGCIFDAGMTKVTGGNMVKVLGWYDNEWGYTSQLVRTTAQVAAAL; from the coding sequence GTGACTACCCGCATTGGTATTAATGGATTTGGCCGCATCGGCCGCAATTTGTTCCGCGCAATCGCACAGGGCAACACTGACTTGGAAGTCGTGGCATTAAACGACTTAACTGACAACGCCACTTTGGCAAACCTCCTGAAGTACGACTCCGTGCTGGGTCGCTTCGATGGTGAAATCGAGTATGACGACACTGCGATTATCGTAAACGGAAAGCGTATCGCTGTATACGAAGAGCCGGATCCGAAAAACCTCAAGTGGGCTGACAATGACGTAGATATCGTCGTTGAATCCACCGGTCGTTTTACCGATGGTGAAGCAGCGAAGGCACACATCGAAGCCGGTGCAAAGAAGGTTATTATCTCCGCTCCAGGCAAGAATGTGGACGCGACCTTTGTCTACGGCGTCAACTCTGACACCTACGATCCTGCCAACCACAACATCATCTCTGCGGCATCCTGCACCACCAACTGCCTGGCACCTATGGCCAAGGTTTTGCACGAGAAGTTCGGCATCGAAAAGGGCCTGATGACCACCATCCACGCCTACACCGGTGACCAGCGCCTGCAGGATGCGCCTCACAAGGACTTGCGTCGTGCGCGTGCGGCAGCGGTGAATATGGTGCCAACCTCTACTGGTGCAGCTAAGGCTGTAGCACTGGTGCTGCCAGAACTTGATGGCAAGTTGGATGGCTACGCAATGCGCGTGCCTACCATCACCGGCTCCGCAACCGACCTGACATTTACTGCCTCTCGCGATGTTACGGTCGAAGAAATCAATGCGGCAATGAAAGAGGCTGCCGCTGGCGAATTGGGCGATACCCTTGCGTACACCGAGGACCCAATTGTTTCCACCGACATCATCTCTGATTCCCATGGCTGCATCTTTGACGCTGGTATGACCAAGGTCACCGGCGGCAACATGGTCAAGGTTTTGGGCTGGTACGACAACGAGTGGGGCTACACCTCCCAGCTCGTGCGCACCACCGCTCAGGTTGCTGCCGCGCTCTAA
- the whiA gene encoding DNA-binding protein WhiA, translating into MALTDDVKKELTATTITRPSARAAEVAAILRFAGQLHNANGQLAYEIELEDQAIADRLTTAIGDLYDIKVSSHVVGPPGSTKKSRIQLRIGAGAKELTRRLGLVTRSGHPVVGLPPQVVSGSVADNEAAWRGAFLAAGTLTEPGRSSSLEVVCPCQEAALALVGCARRLGIAAKTKETRGADRVVIRDGDAIGALLTRMGAQVTRLTWEDKRRRREARASENRLVNFDDANLRRSARAAVTAAARVERAMEILGDEVPEHLADAGTLRVQHRQASLEELGRLAEPQMTKDAVAGRIRRLLSMADRRAQELGIPDTNEAVNELSYDADE; encoded by the coding sequence GTGGCATTGACCGATGACGTCAAGAAGGAACTTACGGCGACGACGATTACCCGTCCAAGCGCCCGCGCTGCCGAGGTGGCAGCCATTCTTCGCTTTGCAGGTCAGCTCCACAACGCCAATGGCCAGCTTGCCTATGAGATTGAACTCGAAGACCAAGCCATTGCTGATCGACTAACCACTGCCATTGGGGATCTTTATGACATTAAAGTCTCCAGCCACGTTGTTGGCCCTCCAGGTTCCACCAAAAAATCGCGCATTCAGCTGCGCATTGGCGCAGGGGCAAAGGAACTAACGCGACGATTAGGCCTGGTGACTCGCTCGGGGCACCCAGTCGTGGGATTGCCACCGCAGGTAGTCTCCGGCTCGGTGGCGGATAATGAAGCCGCTTGGCGCGGTGCGTTCTTGGCCGCAGGTACTTTGACAGAGCCAGGGCGTTCTTCCTCCCTTGAGGTTGTCTGCCCCTGCCAAGAAGCAGCCCTGGCGCTGGTTGGTTGTGCGCGGCGCTTAGGCATTGCCGCGAAGACGAAAGAGACGCGCGGTGCAGACCGCGTGGTGATCCGCGATGGTGATGCCATTGGTGCATTGCTCACCCGCATGGGCGCACAGGTTACCCGGTTGACGTGGGAGGATAAGCGTCGTCGTCGCGAAGCACGCGCATCGGAGAACCGTTTGGTCAATTTCGATGATGCCAACTTGCGCCGCAGTGCTCGTGCCGCGGTGACGGCTGCGGCACGCGTTGAACGTGCGATGGAGATCCTGGGCGATGAAGTACCTGAGCACTTGGCTGATGCTGGCACACTACGGGTGCAGCATCGACAAGCATCGCTCGAGGAGCTGGGACGTCTCGCGGAGCCACAGATGACTAAGGATGCAGTTGCCGGGCGTATTCGTCGCCTCTTGTCGATGGCCGATCGCCGCGCGCAGGAACTCGGCATTCCAGATACCAATGAAGCGGTCAATGAACTGTCCTACGACGCTGACGAGTAG
- a CDS encoding gluconeogenesis factor YvcK family protein, which produces MACLGGGHGLYQTLLAARQCDPASISAIVTVADDGGSSGRLRRELDIIPPGDLRMALAALSSRDNNGDLWATTLQHRFGGTGALAGHAVGNLLIAGLTEVMGDMQAALDKVAEVTGSSGRVLPMVNQPLSIEAEVAGLDDDPRVMRPVRGQVAVATTPGQVRRVHLLPDAPQANPRVLQAINEADIITLGPGSWFSSVLPHVLVPQIVDAITRSDALRLLVLNLSAEPGETSGFSVERHLHVLAQHAPNLRVDRVIIDQHMLLAGSDRTHVQRAAAQLGAEVVFEDVCMVTNDGVELNRHDPAKLARVIDSVHGEWVAAR; this is translated from the coding sequence ATGGCTTGTCTCGGTGGCGGCCATGGCCTTTACCAGACGCTTCTAGCTGCTCGTCAGTGTGACCCGGCATCAATTTCGGCGATTGTTACGGTCGCTGATGATGGTGGCTCTTCAGGGCGTTTGCGTCGCGAGCTAGATATTATCCCGCCTGGCGATCTTCGGATGGCTCTTGCAGCATTGAGCTCGAGAGATAATAACGGTGACTTGTGGGCTACGACTTTGCAGCATCGCTTCGGTGGCACTGGGGCATTGGCTGGCCACGCGGTCGGCAATTTGCTGATTGCAGGGCTGACGGAAGTCATGGGGGATATGCAGGCCGCGCTGGATAAAGTCGCCGAGGTCACGGGATCGAGTGGGCGCGTTCTTCCCATGGTTAATCAGCCGCTGAGCATTGAAGCAGAAGTCGCAGGGCTTGACGATGACCCCCGGGTGATGCGTCCAGTCAGGGGACAGGTGGCAGTGGCGACCACCCCAGGCCAGGTACGCCGCGTGCATCTATTGCCTGATGCCCCGCAGGCTAACCCACGCGTGCTGCAGGCTATCAACGAGGCCGATATCATCACGTTGGGTCCAGGCTCTTGGTTTTCGTCCGTCCTGCCACATGTCTTAGTGCCGCAAATCGTGGACGCCATTACCCGGTCGGATGCCCTACGTCTACTAGTTTTGAATCTCTCTGCAGAACCAGGGGAGACCAGTGGTTTTTCCGTGGAGCGGCACCTGCACGTTTTGGCTCAGCATGCGCCGAACCTACGCGTGGACCGGGTCATCATTGACCAACATATGCTGCTGGCTGGAAGCGATCGCACCCACGTGCAACGTGCAGCCGCCCAGTTGGGCGCGGAAGTGGTTTTTGAAGACGTCTGTATGGTTACCAATGACGGGGTGGAGCTCAACCGCCACGACCCAGCTAAACTGGCACGTGTGATTGACTCCGTGCATGGCGAATGGGTAGCCGCACGCTAA
- the rapZ gene encoding RNase adapter RapZ, with protein sequence MADMTTTQMPPILLTGMSGAGLSSASKVLEDKGYYVSQNLPPYLIAEVFKAGQENDPPVQPMAVVTDTRSRVFPGSIEETVSALEEIGVKPNILFLDARDDVLIRRFDSVRRTHPLQQGDTLKMGITRERDAMASARDAADVIIDTTSLSVHDLRRAIEASFGSMSGNQQHVTVQSFGFKHGSPRDADLIVDVRFLPNPYWVPELRGFRGTDEPVSEYVLHQDAAEPFIENFLVMLQSMLDGYRHEGKNFITVGVGCTGGHHRSVAVAEEIVRRLRERTDLDVNVLHRDIRRD encoded by the coding sequence ATGGCGGACATGACAACCACACAGATGCCACCGATTTTGTTGACTGGAATGTCAGGTGCCGGTCTCAGCTCGGCATCCAAGGTTTTAGAAGACAAAGGCTATTACGTATCCCAAAACCTGCCTCCGTATCTCATCGCTGAGGTGTTTAAAGCTGGGCAAGAAAATGACCCTCCAGTTCAGCCGATGGCAGTGGTTACGGACACGCGATCTCGGGTCTTTCCGGGCTCCATCGAAGAGACCGTCTCGGCTCTAGAAGAAATTGGAGTCAAGCCCAATATCTTGTTTCTGGATGCTCGTGATGATGTTTTAATCCGTCGATTTGATTCCGTGCGGCGTACTCATCCGCTGCAGCAGGGCGACACGTTAAAGATGGGCATTACTCGGGAACGCGATGCCATGGCTTCGGCACGTGATGCTGCAGACGTCATTATTGACACGACATCGCTATCGGTTCATGACCTGCGCCGCGCTATCGAAGCTTCCTTTGGTTCTATGAGCGGCAACCAGCAGCATGTGACCGTACAATCCTTTGGTTTCAAACATGGCTCCCCGCGGGATGCTGATTTGATCGTGGATGTGCGCTTTCTTCCCAACCCATATTGGGTGCCGGAACTGCGTGGTTTCCGCGGGACAGACGAGCCGGTATCGGAATATGTCTTGCACCAGGACGCTGCGGAGCCGTTTATTGAAAACTTCTTGGTGATGTTGCAATCGATGTTGGATGGCTACCGCCACGAAGGCAAGAACTTTATTACCGTTGGCGTGGGATGTACGGGCGGTCATCACCGCTCCGTCGCGGTCGCTGAAGAGATTGTGCGCAGACTCCGCGAGCGCACGGACTTAGACGTGAATGTCTTACACCGCGATATTCGCCGAGATTAG